In Desulfobacter hydrogenophilus, the genomic stretch AGGCGGCCTTCAGCTTGATTTGTCAGGTATCCCTCTTTCACAAGTCCCGGTCTGTTCTCCCTTGAATTTCTCCCTGGATATGAAAAATTTTAAAGTCCTGACTGCCCGGATCATGGAGGCTATCCTTGACGAAAGAGACGTCATGCCCGCTTCTATGGTTGATGCGGTAGTTCAGTTTCAAGGGGTGGTTGAAAAAAAAGGCCTTTCTTTTGAACAAGCCTGGAACGAGATCCAGACCCGTTTTGCCGGCGGTGATTTTTCAGGGCCTGTTTTAAAAAAATGGGAAGAGCAAATCCCTGACGCACCATCTGCACTACCCTTTCTTGTCATGGCCGCTGCTGCGCCAAGCATTCAAGCAGCAGGGCGTGCCATGGCTGAGGCCAAAGGAATTGACCCTGAACAGATCCATGCCGGTGGTGCCTGTCCCGTGTGTGGCAGCCCGCCATATATGCTGGAACTTCGGGGAAAAGAAGGGCAAAGATTTGCCCACTGCTCCTTTTGCAGGTTTATCTACCGAATCAGACGGCTGGCCTGTGCCTGTTGCAACATTGACAAGGCGGATCAATTAAGCAATTTTACGGCAGAAGGCGAATCCGGATTTCAGGTGGAGACCTGCGCCGAGTGCAATACCTATATAAAAACAATTGATTTTCGGGAACTTGACCGAGAAGCTTTCGCCCCACTTAATGACCTTGAATCCTTGCCCCTGGACATGCTTGCCGCAAATTACGGCTATAAGCGCATGGCTTTTTCGGCATGGTGCATCTAACGATACAGTCCCTTTTAACCCCATGCAAAGGAGAAGTAATGGACTTAACCCGTAGAAATTTTGTGAAAATGGCCTCTGCCACAGTTGCAGGAATTACAGCGATGCCGGCATTTACCGGCCTGGGTTGCTCTGCAGTTTCAAAGTCTGCAACGCATGCCAAACAACTGAATCCCAAATGGACGAAACAGACCACATCCATCTGTGCTTTTTGCTCTGTGGGATGCGGTCTTCTGGTAAACACGGACCTTGGGACAAAGCGGGCCGTCAACGTTGAAGGGGACCCTGATCATCCCATCAACCAGGGCGCATTATGTGCCAAAGGTGCGGCCACCATCCAGATGACGGAAAACCCCAAACGGACCCTGACCTGCCTCTACCGGGAACCCTATGGAAAAGCGTTTATCCCCAAGGACTGGGATTGGTGCAAAAAACGAATTGCCCGTCTGATCAAAGATTCCCGGGATAAATCCTTTGAGGCTAAAAACGATAAAGGCCAAGAAGTCAACCGGACAATGGGAATTGCCTCCATGGGCTCTGCTGCCATTGACAACGAAGAGTGTCTGGCCATGCACAGCTTTACCCGGTCTTTGGGACTTGTCTATATTGAACACCAGGCCAGGATCTGACATAGTGCAACTGTAGCGGCTCTGGGAGAGACGTTTGGACGCGGTGCTATGACCAATCACTGGATTGATTTAAAAAACAGTGACTGTATTTTAATTATGGGCAGCAATGCTGCCGAAAATCATCCTATCTCCTTTAAATGGGCCCTGAAGGCCCAGCAGAAAGGGGCTAAAATTATCCATGTGGATCCCCGATTCACAAGAACTTCAGCCAAGGCCGATAAATATATGGCCCTACGTTCCGGAACCGATATTGCCGTTCTGGGCGGCTTGATTCGTTATATTCTTGAAAATGAGAACTATTTTCTTCCCTATGTAACCGAATATACAAATGCCTCTTTTATCCTGGGTGAGGATTATGAGTTTAAAGATGGTCTTTTCAGCGGTTTCAACGAAAAGACAAGGATCTATGACAAAGCCACATGGACATTTGAAAAAGATGAGAACGGTCTCCCCAAGCGGGATAAAACACTGAATCATCCCCGGTGTGTGTTGAATATAATGAAAGAACACTATCACCGGTACACCCTTGATAAGGTATCTGCCATATCAGGCCTGTCCAAAAAGGATCTGCTTTATTTTTATCAAACCTATGCGGCTACCGGTAAACGTGGAAAAGCAGGCACTATCATGTACGCCATGGGCTGGACCCAGCATTCTGTAGGCGTTCAGAATATTCGGGCCATGGCCATGATCCAGCTGCTTTTGGGTAACATTGGCGTTGCCGGCGGCGGTGTTAATGCGTTACGCGGTGAATGTAATGTGCAAGGTTCCACGGACTATGCCCTGCTTTTCCATATTCTGCCCGGTTATATCAAAACACCGGTGGCCGGCCTGGATACCCTGGAGGCCTATAACAATGCCTTTACGCCGAAAAACAATGACCCTGAAAGTGCCAACTGGTGGCAGAATTACCCGAAATACTCGGCCAGTTTGATCAAGGCCATGTATTCGGATGATAAGATCGAGGAAGCTTACCGGTATCTTCCCAAGTTAGACAGCCTCTCTTCGGATAAATACTCCTGGATTCCCCTGATTCATCGCATGTGGGAAGGCAAATTTTCAGGGGCGTTGATATGGGGAATGAATCCCGCCTGTTCAGGTCCTGATTCTGTGAAAACCCGTGAGGCCATCAGTAAACTTGACTGGATGGTCAATGTAAACCTTTTCCAGTGTGAAACTAGCGATTTCTGGAAAGGGCCGGGAATGAATCCTGAAGAAATCAAAACAGAGACGTTTTATATCCCCTGCGCTTCAGCCATTGAAAAGGACGGATCGGTCTCCAACTCCGGCCGATGGTGTCAGTGGCGGTATCAAGGGCCCGAGGCGCCCAAAGGGATTCTCTCGGATGGGCACTACTTCCATGAGTTGTGGGAAGAGGTTGCCAAACTTTACGAGAAGGAGGGCGGGGCATTTCCTGAGCCCATTACCCGTTTAAGCTTCAACAATATGTGTAAAAAGGACGCCCACGGTCATTACCATTTCAGTGCCGATCAGACTGCAAAGCTGGCCAACGGCTGGTTTACCCGGGATGTGACCATAAAAGGGAAATCCTTTAAAAAAGGACAGCAGGTTCCCTCTTTTGCTTATCTGATGGATGACGGCTCCACCACATCGGGTAACTGGCTCTATTGCAACTCTTACACGGATGCCGGGAATATGGCCCAGAGACGCGATCCTTCCCAGACAGAAGATCAGGCTCGCATCGGTCTTTATCCCAATTGGACCTGGTGCTGGCCGGTTAACCGAAGAATCTTATACAACCGCGCGTCTGTTGATCTTCAAGGAAAGCCCTGGAACAAGGAAAAGGCTGTTATTGCATGGGATGGAGAGACCTGGAAGGGCGATGTCCCGGACGGTGGATGGGCGCCGGGTACACGGCATCCCTTTATCATGCGCAAAAACGGTTTTGGACAGCTGTTTGGACCTGGGCGTGCGGATGGACCTTTGCCGGAACATTATGAACCCCTTGAGTGTCCTGTTCATAGCCATCCCTTCTCTTCTCAGCTCAACAATCCCGTCTCCATAGAGGTGGGCAATGAGAAAAAGGCCGCATGCGATGCAAGGTTCCCCTTTGTGGCCAGTACCTACCGGGTAACTGAACACTGGCAGACCGGCTCCATGACCCGGTGGATGTCATGGCTTGTGGAAGCGGAACCCCAGATGTTTGTGGAGATCAGCCCCCAGTTGGCCAAGCTCCGGGGTATTAAAAATGGGGATCGGGCCATGGTTGAAAGTGTTCGCGGTTCTTTATGGGCCATAGCCATGGTGACCGAGCGTATTCAGCCTTTCAACATTGACGGTAATGAAATCCACATGGTGGGCATGCCCTGGCATTATGGATGGATTGCCCCCTTGAATGGCGGTGATTCAGCCAATATTGTGACCCCTAACGTGGGTGATCCCAATACAGGTATTCCCGAGTATAAGGCCTTTATGGTTAACCTGCGCAAGTGGAAAGAGGGAGATAAATTATGAATGGTAAAAGTTTTTTCGTAGATTTAACCCTGTGCACCGCATGCCGGGGATGCCAGGTGGCCTGCAAGCAGTGGAAAGACCTGCCTGCTGAACAGACGCGCAATGTCGGCTCCCACCAAAATCCTCAGGATCTGTCTGCTCATACCCTGAAACTGGTCCGGTTTAAAGAGGTTCGGGATAAAAAAGGAGAGCTTAGATGGAATTTTTTCCCGGAACAGTGCCGGCACTGCATTGAACCGCCCTGCAAATATATGCTTAATATGTACAAGTCCAATGCTGTGACCCATGATTCTAAAACCGGTGCTGTGGTCTACAACGAATCGGTCACGTTGAGCAAGAGTGTGGATCTGGCACCGGATCAGTTATGCCCTTACAATGTCCCCCGGAAAAATGAAGAGACCGGGCAGTGGACCAAATGCGACATGTGCATTGATCGGGTTCAGCAAGGCTTGAAGCCGGCATGTGTGACGGCCTGCCCCACGGGCACCATGAATTTTGGTGACCGGGATGCCATGCTGGAAATGGCCGGAAAACGTTTAGAAGCGGTTAAAAAGACCCATCCCAACGCATTTCTGGCAGATCCGGAAGATGTACGGGTGATCTATCTTTGCCAATCAGATGCCGATGATTATGCCTCCCATGTTGTGGCACAGGCAGCGCATAAACAGGCTATTTGGGCCCAGGTCCGGCCTGCTGAGCAGACCCGGCGGCAATTTCTCACAGGACAGTTCAAATTTGGCAATAATCGTGGATAACCCAAGGATATAAGGAGATAGATGATGAAAAATAAAATATATATACTTCTGACTGCAGCCCTTATAACTTTGGGGCTCTGCCTGCATGTTCAGGCTGACGAAGGCATGCAAAAGACCTTTGAAGCACCTGAAGACGACCTGGAAATTAACTATATAAAAGGACACAGCAGCAAGAATTTGTCGGTAACCTTCAACCACTCAAGCCATGAAAGTTTTGAGTGTATTGACTGTCACCACAAGATGGAAGAGCTCAAAGGAGAAGCCTCTCCCCGAAGCTGCGCCGCCTGTCACAATAACTTCAGCCCCGATAATCTCGAGGGCGACAAAAGCTATTTTAAGGCGATGCACCAGATCAGTTTTACGCAGGCCCAAAACCGCTCATGTCTGGGGTGTCATACCGACGAGATGGGTAAGGATGACAAGGATATGACCGGATGTAACGCTTCAGCCTGTCACTCTGAAGGTATTCGCTGATCCAATTGGATCAGCGGGCGGTCTTTTTTATAATTCTTCAGACCTTTTCTTGAGCCCCGGTCCGATGCCGGGGCTCTTTTTTTCCGCCTGAAAAGCTGGAAAGAACGATAATCATAACCAGATAGAGCAATGTTTTTATGGTGATAGAAAACGAGTCAACCCAATTCGATGTTCGTCGATACAGTCAGGGGCGATTTCACAAGGAAACCTGTCATGTGTCAGTGGACATTACCCTGATTGTTGAGGTTAATGGATTTGAAATAGCTTCACTGCTGTGCACACCCTCCCACATAGAGGCTTTGGCCCGGGGATTTCTATTTTCCACCGGGGTGATCCAGCGTGCTGAAGATATTGAATCGCTTGATTTGGAGAAACATGAGCAGATAGTCCGGGTCAGGGTAAAAACCGTTTCAGGTTCTGAAGGCCAAGGAAAGCCAGTATACCCCTCCGGCGTCGGCAAAGATGTCACCCATGAAGTCCGTGAAAATCATCCGGGCCTTTTGCCCATCGCCCCCCATTCAGGCGTTGATCCTGAGGGTTTGATCAAAAATATGGAGTGGCTGCTGCAGTGCTCTGTGCTCCACCGGCAGACCGGCGGGGTTCACACTGCAGCCGTGAGCATTGCCAATGCCATGCCCGGATTCCACATTGACGACATCAGCCGTCACAACGCTGTGGACAAGGTCATAGGCACCCTGCTCATGGACAACACCCCGCCTGAGAATATGGTATTGTTAGTGTCCGGCCGAATTTCCATTGAGGTTCTCCAGAAGGCGGCAACATTTGGAATTCCTGTCCTGGCTTCACGGGGTGCTCCCACCCGCGAAACAATCCTCATGGCCCAAAAAGCAGGTATCACGGTAGTCGGTTATGCCCGGCCCGATCGGTTTACACTGTTTTCACACTCCCAGCGGATTCAAAATATGTGAGCCGGGATGTTTGATAACCAGATACTTGGGGTTTCGTTCAGACACTATTTAAAAAGAGAGAGAAAATACAGCATTGGAAAAATTTGACTGCACGGGCGTAATCCTGGCCGGCGGTTGCAATAGCAGACTTCCCGGCATAAAAAAAACATTTCACAAGATAGGATCAAAGACCATCATCGAACGAATTATCAGCGTGTTTTCAAAGCTTTTCCCCCAGGTGATTCTGGTGGTCAATGATCCCAGGGATTTTCTGGGTCTGGATGCGTTGGTTGTTACGGATATTGACCCGTCCCAGTGTGCCCTTGCAGGGCTTCACGCAGGTCTTTTTTACGCCGATTTTGATTGGAGTTATGTCACGGCCTGCGACACTCCCTTTGTCAGTGAGAAAATTATCCGGTATCTTTTGGCGCAGCGGGACTATGGCAAACAAATTATCATCCCCAAAACCAGGGGAGGCCTTGAAATGCTGTCCGCGCTCTATCATAAGTCCTGCCTTCCCCGGGTTGAAACAAACCTGGAAAAACAGGTATTTAAGATCAAAAAAATTTTAAGGCCGAAAAAAAGTATACAAATCCCGCCCCGGGTGCTGGAATACCTGGACCAGGACATGCGGTTTGCACTTAATGTTAATACGTTACAAGATCTTGAAACTGCCAGAAACTGGGTTCTAACCCAGGGTGAGCGCAAAGAAGGCAAAGACGGTGATCAAGTTCAAGAAAAAAGTCAAAACAGCACCCCCGGGGAATAAACCGGTGGAAACGGGCAATATTAATAATTAAGCACCTATTTTTGCTATCAAAATTAACTGTTTAAGAGAAAGTATCAGGGGCATGTTTCTTAAACATACCATTTCATACCTGAAAATTTATGTTTAAGCATCACAACGAGCCATTGTTTCAAGTATTTCCCTTAAATATCAAGATATTAGTATGGCCCAACCCCACACACCTCACATCCACCCACTTGAAGTGGGTAATCAGTAATGGAAGAGTTGACTCTTTGCTGAGAAATCTTTCATTCACTGAGAAGAAAATATAGAATAGAAAGTGTGGTTACCGGTTTAAGCCAGGACATCCCGCAGAATAAGGCTACCTGCTCAATGTGGGTTATCCTATAATTTTTTTGGCAATTCTTTAATAAAAGTTCTTATCTCGTCCCTGACCCGTCTATAAATAGCAAGTTTATCCTCTTCATTTTCTAAATTACGGGCTAATTCAGGTGGATTATCAAACGATTGACAAATGATATTTACCTCGGGCGGAAAACGGGGGCACTGCTGAGCGGCTGTATCGCAAACCGTTATGACCCAGTCAATATCCTCTTGGAGGAAGTCTTTAACCGTATGCGTTTCATGACCAGAAATGTCAATATTCTCCTCTTTCATAACTTTAACTGCAAGGGGATCAAGTGACCCTGTAATAATACCTGCCGAAAAAGCATTGAGTTCGTCAGGATGGAGATTATGAGCCCACCCCTCAGCCATCTGACTACGACAAGTATTCATTTCACAAACAAAAAGTATATTTTTTTTTGGCATAGTAACTTTATCCCCTATTTTTTTATATGAAAGTCTGTGTAACCTACACAGATCTTTCAACTTTCGTTGTGGGCTAAACCTTGGTGAAGAATCAGGTCAGCCCTTGGCTGTTATAAAAAACATTTATACAATAACGATAGGGGATTAACATCGCAGATAATTATTAGAAAAATATGAGATAACTCAATTTAATTGGAGATTAAATTGATTTTGGTTGAGATTACAAGCCCCTTTTCTTCATATAGCAGATTCCGGTGATAAATTTATAAATCAGACCGATTACATTTGATGATATTTTCTAATCAAAAAGTGCCTCATTTTGAGGAAAAGTCGACTCCACAATCTGTCTATTATATGTCGCCGAGAACATTGTGAATAAAGGCGTTGACTACTTCTGCCATTTCTCACCTTTCTAAAATCATTGGCAGTCCGCTTTTATACCGTGCTTAGTTAACTATGTTATGTGGCAAATTAAAGAAAAAAGACCTTGCAAATCTTTTCAAACAATGATAGTGAGATTTATCCATATTTTGTTTCAAATAGTTATACTGATCTGTTTATTCTTACTTTTCATTTTCAGATGTTATCCCGTTAATATAGTTGAATACAAAAGATAAACGGAAACCACAAAGCAACTTGTTATGTACTATAAGTTTGTATGGTTTGTATTGTATTTTTTGGAAGGGTATTCGCCCGACCTTTTTATAAATCGACGATAATGAAAGGAGAACTAAATGGAGACCAGTACTTCAATCTTCGTTTACGGTGTACCTATCGAAAAAGCACATGATAAGTCACTTGGGCCGATTCTGGAAATGAGCGATGACTATCCTTTTTGTGGGATAATCTATTGCGGTTATAAAGCAGGTGATAGTGAAATTCGATTGGCAACCGACCGTTTGTTGTATTTCAAAAAATCGGACGTAATAAGTGAAGGGACTGTTGAAGGATACACGAGTGAGGGCAAGAAAGTACGAAGCTATGAACTCAGTATAAATGCAGAGGTTTATGAGAAGCAGTTCAAGCAAATTAGCTTGGGTCAAGAAGTTTCTAAATCTTTTATATTCGCTTCGGCCGTTGCTTCGCCTCCTGGTGGAGGCATTGATCTTTCACAAATTGATAAAATGTCCCGTGATGAGTTGCAAAAGTTAGTTGACGAACTCATTCAGACAAAAGCTATTGGGCATATCCCCACCTGGGAATCTATAGCTGGAAGATGCGATACATGGAGACAATCTTATAGAGAAACTCGGTATGACCCATGGTCTAGAAGTGATGCTGCCGGGGCTGATTGCGATTAGAGAAACTAAGTTGTAAAAATTTCACTGAAGAGTGATGCTATAGTGATGTTTAATTATGTCACTATAGCTTATCAATTTTTCATTAAATATTTTATTTTAAATTATAGTACTCCAACTTTGGTTTTTTCAGGTATGCATTTTGCTTGGTTTAATAATAGCTTCGTATGCAGAATTTTGTTCTGAAGCATACCAAAGTTGAAGTACAATATTCAGGCAAAATGCTGCATAACAATATATGTACCAAGAAAGACCTAAGTTGGATGACTATATGACGATATTAATAATTAGTGATATTTCCGACCTCCAAGTCTATTGGGTAACCCATTTTTTAAATAAATGGGGTATAAATCATCAAATATTTAGCCCAGCAGAATATCCACTTAAAATAACTCAGAGTACACACCTTTCCTCTATTAGTCCTGATTGTGATCAATGGGTATTAGAAAATGGTAACATTATTGACCCAAGTAAAATAAAGTCTGTTTGGTACCGAAAACCAGCCCTGCCTCAGCTTCCAAACGATTTGAAAGATTATGAAAGGGAGTATGCCCTTAATGAATGTCGACAATCACTTTATGGTTTGTATAATAGTCTTGATCATGCTTTCTGGATAAGTTCAATTCATAATTTACGAATATCAAGTAATAAGCCTCTCCAATTAAGGATGGCAATATCCCTCGGTTTTTTGATTCCAGAGACTTTAATTACAAACGAACCTAAACAAGCAATAGAATTTGCAGAACGTTTTAATGGAAATATTATATATAAGACACTTTCTGATGGTATTCTTTATACACGTGAAGGGCCTTGGGAAGAGCCACGAGTACATGGTGAAATCTATGCCACCTTTTTAAGTGGGATAGATCCTAAGGTATTTGGTGCGGTGAGAAATACGCCTTGTTTGTTTCAGGAGTATATAAAAAAGGATTACGAATTAAGAGTAACAGTAGTCCATGATAAAGTCTTCGCTGTTGAAATTCATTCGCAAGATTGCTCAAGGGCTAAGATAGATTGGCGCAAAGCAAATATTCAGGACGTCCCCCATAAACTACATAAACTTCCACGCAATATAAGAGAAAAATGTCTGGCATTAGTTAAAGGGCTTGGTCTAGAGTTCGGTGCTATTGATTTAATACGTCGCCATGATGGTGAATATGTATTTTTGGAAATTAACCCAAATGGTCAATACGGATGGCTTGAAGATACGATTGGGACTCAAATTAGTGAATATATTGCTAAGGTATTGGCGGGAAAAACTGAAAAATATGTATAATCGGGACAAAACTACCATAAT encodes the following:
- the mobA gene encoding molybdenum cofactor guanylyltransferase, with the protein product MEKFDCTGVILAGGCNSRLPGIKKTFHKIGSKTIIERIISVFSKLFPQVILVVNDPRDFLGLDALVVTDIDPSQCALAGLHAGLFYADFDWSYVTACDTPFVSEKIIRYLLAQRDYGKQIIIPKTRGGLEMLSALYHKSCLPRVETNLEKQVFKIKKILRPKKSIQIPPRVLEYLDQDMRFALNVNTLQDLETARNWVLTQGERKEGKDGDQVQEKSQNSTPGE
- the fdhD gene encoding formate dehydrogenase accessory sulfurtransferase FdhD is translated as MVIENESTQFDVRRYSQGRFHKETCHVSVDITLIVEVNGFEIASLLCTPSHIEALARGFLFSTGVIQRAEDIESLDLEKHEQIVRVRVKTVSGSEGQGKPVYPSGVGKDVTHEVRENHPGLLPIAPHSGVDPEGLIKNMEWLLQCSVLHRQTGGVHTAAVSIANAMPGFHIDDISRHNAVDKVIGTLLMDNTPPENMVLLVSGRISIEVLQKAATFGIPVLASRGAPTRETILMAQKAGITVVGYARPDRFTLFSHSQRIQNM
- a CDS encoding MvdC/MvdD family ATP grasp protein is translated as MTILIISDISDLQVYWVTHFLNKWGINHQIFSPAEYPLKITQSTHLSSISPDCDQWVLENGNIIDPSKIKSVWYRKPALPQLPNDLKDYEREYALNECRQSLYGLYNSLDHAFWISSIHNLRISSNKPLQLRMAISLGFLIPETLITNEPKQAIEFAERFNGNIIYKTLSDGILYTREGPWEEPRVHGEIYATFLSGIDPKVFGAVRNTPCLFQEYIKKDYELRVTVVHDKVFAVEIHSQDCSRAKIDWRKANIQDVPHKLHKLPRNIREKCLALVKGLGLEFGAIDLIRRHDGEYVFLEINPNGQYGWLEDTIGTQISEYIAKVLAGKTEKYV
- a CDS encoding 4Fe-4S dicluster domain-containing protein, producing the protein MNGKSFFVDLTLCTACRGCQVACKQWKDLPAEQTRNVGSHQNPQDLSAHTLKLVRFKEVRDKKGELRWNFFPEQCRHCIEPPCKYMLNMYKSNAVTHDSKTGAVVYNESVTLSKSVDLAPDQLCPYNVPRKNEETGQWTKCDMCIDRVQQGLKPACVTACPTGTMNFGDRDAMLEMAGKRLEAVKKTHPNAFLADPEDVRVIYLCQSDADDYASHVVAQAAHKQAIWAQVRPAEQTRRQFLTGQFKFGNNRG
- a CDS encoding arsenate reductase ArsC — protein: MPKKNILFVCEMNTCRSQMAEGWAHNLHPDELNAFSAGIITGSLDPLAVKVMKEENIDISGHETHTVKDFLQEDIDWVITVCDTAAQQCPRFPPEVNIICQSFDNPPELARNLENEEDKLAIYRRVRDEIRTFIKELPKKL
- a CDS encoding cytochrome c3 family protein, with translation MMKNKIYILLTAALITLGLCLHVQADEGMQKTFEAPEDDLEINYIKGHSSKNLSVTFNHSSHESFECIDCHHKMEELKGEASPRSCAACHNNFSPDNLEGDKSYFKAMHQISFTQAQNRSCLGCHTDEMGKDDKDMTGCNASACHSEGIR
- the fdnG gene encoding formate dehydrogenase-N subunit alpha — encoded protein: MDLTRRNFVKMASATVAGITAMPAFTGLGCSAVSKSATHAKQLNPKWTKQTTSICAFCSVGCGLLVNTDLGTKRAVNVEGDPDHPINQGALCAKGAATIQMTENPKRTLTCLYREPYGKAFIPKDWDWCKKRIARLIKDSRDKSFEAKNDKGQEVNRTMGIASMGSAAIDNEECLAMHSFTRSLGLVYIEHQARIUHSATVAALGETFGRGAMTNHWIDLKNSDCILIMGSNAAENHPISFKWALKAQQKGAKIIHVDPRFTRTSAKADKYMALRSGTDIAVLGGLIRYILENENYFLPYVTEYTNASFILGEDYEFKDGLFSGFNEKTRIYDKATWTFEKDENGLPKRDKTLNHPRCVLNIMKEHYHRYTLDKVSAISGLSKKDLLYFYQTYAATGKRGKAGTIMYAMGWTQHSVGVQNIRAMAMIQLLLGNIGVAGGGVNALRGECNVQGSTDYALLFHILPGYIKTPVAGLDTLEAYNNAFTPKNNDPESANWWQNYPKYSASLIKAMYSDDKIEEAYRYLPKLDSLSSDKYSWIPLIHRMWEGKFSGALIWGMNPACSGPDSVKTREAISKLDWMVNVNLFQCETSDFWKGPGMNPEEIKTETFYIPCASAIEKDGSVSNSGRWCQWRYQGPEAPKGILSDGHYFHELWEEVAKLYEKEGGAFPEPITRLSFNNMCKKDAHGHYHFSADQTAKLANGWFTRDVTIKGKSFKKGQQVPSFAYLMDDGSTTSGNWLYCNSYTDAGNMAQRRDPSQTEDQARIGLYPNWTWCWPVNRRILYNRASVDLQGKPWNKEKAVIAWDGETWKGDVPDGGWAPGTRHPFIMRKNGFGQLFGPGRADGPLPEHYEPLECPVHSHPFSSQLNNPVSIEVGNEKKAACDARFPFVASTYRVTEHWQTGSMTRWMSWLVEAEPQMFVEISPQLAKLRGIKNGDRAMVESVRGSLWAIAMVTERIQPFNIDGNEIHMVGMPWHYGWIAPLNGGDSANIVTPNVGDPNTGIPEYKAFMVNLRKWKEGDKL
- a CDS encoding formate dehydrogenase accessory protein FdhE, with protein sequence MERLDSREHLPADLSALLGKTALLQAENTGGLQLDLSGIPLSQVPVCSPLNFSLDMKNFKVLTARIMEAILDERDVMPASMVDAVVQFQGVVEKKGLSFEQAWNEIQTRFAGGDFSGPVLKKWEEQIPDAPSALPFLVMAAAAPSIQAAGRAMAEAKGIDPEQIHAGGACPVCGSPPYMLELRGKEGQRFAHCSFCRFIYRIRRLACACCNIDKADQLSNFTAEGESGFQVETCAECNTYIKTIDFRELDREAFAPLNDLESLPLDMLAANYGYKRMAFSAWCI